The following are from one region of the Mauremys reevesii isolate NIE-2019 linkage group 2, ASM1616193v1, whole genome shotgun sequence genome:
- the LOC120399451 gene encoding tigger transposable element-derived protein 4-like, with protein sequence MAFRGEACHGGKKSKDRLTVLVAANMDGSQKLPLYVIGKSKNPRCFKQTKVLQCDYDGQPSAWITGDLFSAWVKKWDRKFQAEKRKVALIVDNCRAHPDVPGLKAIKIFYLPPNTTSKLQPMDQGIIQVLKVYYRKMLMRQYLLHDEKKAQYTPSLLDAMNFLRSAWNDVKKETISNCWMHCVIQDISNDEFQAQCRAAAEELAEVAGKSSLTDAILEEEAQELAITVQEFQDYIEIDKDVVTDGVITDEDIVSSVQSAQASISACGNDKEDEEDADEDLEPIPSAGEVVEMLQKIRRYGSFVGDETVLDSINNIEAFVFKQTVKGKKQQSILDFVKKP encoded by the coding sequence ATGGCGTTTCGTGGGGAGGCTTGTCACGGTGGAAAAAAGTCGAAGGACCGACTTACAGTGCTAGTTGCTGCTAACATGGATGGAAGCCAAAAACTCCCGCTCTACGTTATAGGAAAGTCCAAGAATCCCAGATGCTTTAAGCAGACCAAAGTTCTCCAATGTGATTACGATGGCCAGCCAAGCGCCTGGATCACAGGAGATCTATTCAGTGCATGGGTGAAAAAGTGGGACAGGAAGTTCCAAGCAGAGAAAAGGAAGGTGGCACTGATCGTGGACAACTGTAGAGCTCATCCGGATGTTCCTGGTCTCAAGGCCATTAAGATCTTTTACCTCCCACCTAACACAACGAGTAAGCTCCAACCAATGGACCAGGGGATAATCCAAGTGCTTAAGGTGTACTACAGGAAAATGTTGATGCGCCAATACCTGCTCCATGATGAAAAGAAGGCACAGTACACCCCTTCCCTTCTAGATGCAATGAACTTCCTGAGATCAGCCTGGAATGACGTGAAGAAGGAAACAATCTCAAACTGCTGGATGCACTGCGTCATTCAGGATATTTCCAATGATGAGTTTCAGGCACAGTGCCGTGCAGCCGCAGAAGAACTCGCGGAAGTGGCGGGAAAATCAAGCCTTACAGATGCTATCTTGGAAGAGGAGGCACAGGAGTTAGCCATCACTGTCCAGGAATTCCAAGATTACATAGAAATCGACAAAGACGTCGTTACTGATGGCGTGATCACCGATGAAGACATTGTATCAAGTGTGCAGTCAGCACAGGCAAGCATATCTGCATGCGGCAATGacaaagaagatgaagaagatgCGGACGAAGATTTGGAACCAATTCCCTCAGCTGGTGAGGTGGTAGAAATGCTACAGAAAATTCGACGGTATGGTTCTTTTGTAGGAGATGAAACTGTTTTAGACAGCATAAATAATATTGAAGCATTTGTTTTCAAGCAGACTGTTAAAGGCAAAAAGCAACAAAGTATTTTAGACTTTGTAAAGAAACCATAG